Proteins co-encoded in one Medicago truncatula cultivar Jemalong A17 chromosome 8, MtrunA17r5.0-ANR, whole genome shotgun sequence genomic window:
- the LOC11408681 gene encoding disease resistance protein RPV1 isoform X1, translated as MTMSSSSSGGGAFRLRWDVFLSFRGEDTRECFTKKLYESLHKQGVRAFMDDEGLDRGDHIATTLLEAIDDSAASIVIISPNYADSHWCLDELNRICDLERLIIPVFYKVDPSHVRKQLGPFQDGFNYLEKRFANEKDKILKWRDSMLKIGGLAGFVFNSSDDGDHENLIRRLVKRVLKELSNTPMVVSEFAVGINERVEKVINLLQLQSNNVKVLGLYGMGGVGKTTLAKALFNSFVGRFERRCFISNVRQFASKDDGLVSIQNNIIKDLSSQEGTRSFISDVKVGISTIKRIVRENRVLLVLDDVDHVNQLDALIGKREWFHEGSCIIITTRDTTVLPEKHVNELYEVTELYAEEALELFSYHALRKKDPPPDFLSFSKQIVSLTGRMPLALEVFGCFLFGKRRVDEWEDVVKKLKTIRPGNLHDVLKISYDGLDEQEKCIFLDIACFFVQMGMKRDDVIDVLRGCGFRGEIATTVLVEKCLIKVREDNTLWMHDQIRDMGRQIVLDENHVDPGMRSRLWDRAEIMSVLKSKKGTRCIQGIVLDFKERSNQWSKNYPPQPQAEKYNQVMLDTKSFEPMVSLRLLQINNLSLEGKFLPDELKWLQWRGCPLECISLDTLPRELAVLDLSNGQKIKSLWGLKSQKQVPENLMVMNLSNCYQLAAIPDLSWCLGLEKINLANCINLTRIHESIGSLTTLRNLNLTRCENLIELPSDVSGLKHLESLILSECSKLKALPENIGMLKSLKTLAADKTAIVKLPESIFRLTKLERLVLDRCSHLRRLPDCIGKLCALQELSLYETGLQELPNTVGFLKNLEKLSLMGCEGLTLMPDSIGNLESLTELLASNSGIKELPSTIGSLSYLRTLLVRKCKLSKLPDSFKTLASIIELDLDGTYIRYLPDQIGELKQLRKLEIGNCSNLESLPESIGYLTSLNTLNIINGNIRELPVSIGLLENLVNLTLSRCRMLKQLPASIGNLKSLCHLKMEETAMVDLPESFGMLSSLRTLRMAKRPHLVPISVKNTGSFVLPPSFCNLTLLHELDARAWRLSGKIPDDFEKLSLLETLKLDQNNFHSLPSSLKGLSILKELSLPNCTELISLPLLPSSLIKLNASNCYALETIHDMSSLESLEELELTNCEKVADIPGLECLKSLKRLYLSGCNACSSKVCKRLSKVALRNFENLSMPGTKLPEWFSGETVSFSNRKNLELTSVVVGVVVSINHNIHIPIKREEMPGIIDVEGKVFKHGKQKFGTTLNIRGVPRTNVDHIHLCRFQNYHQLVAFLKDADTFCVTTRSPPFDKGLRLKKCGVYLIFEGDDDYDGDEESLDKGLQSVSERLARFFNTCNEGVDATCATESEDECQHELEHENGEPGTRSLRVEGNYIILCLFSLLFLLFSWFWLRCMPSAERKD; from the exons ATGACGATGTCATCATCTTCTTCAGGCGGAGGAGCATTCAGATTACGTTGGGATGTGTTTTTGAGTTTCCGAGGAGAAGATACTCGCGAATGTTTCACCAAAAAACTGTATGAATCATTACACAAACAAGGTGTTCGTGCTTTCATGGATGATGAGGGTTTGGACCGTGGGGACCACATAGCTACCACTCTTCTTGAAGCCATTGATGACTCTGCTGCTTCCATTGTTATCATTTCACCTAACTATGCTGATTCTCATTGGTGTCTTGATGAACTCAACAGGATTTGTGATCTTGAAAGGCTTATTATTCCTGTTTTCTATAAGGTTGATCCATCTCATGTCAGGAAACAATTGGGTCCTTTTCAAGATGGGTTTAATTATCTTGAAAAGAGGTTTGcaaatgaaaaagataaaattttgaagtgGAGAGACTCTATGCTTAAAATAGGTGGTCTTGCTGGCTTTGTTTTCAATTCTAG TGATGATGGCGATCATGAGAATCTGATACGTCGTTTGGTGAAAAGGGTTTTGAAGGAGTTGAGTAATACTCCAATGGTTGTGTCTGAGTTTGCTGTGGGGATCAATGAACGTGTTGAGAAGGTGATAAATTTGTTACAACTCCAATCCAACAATGTCAAGGTTTTGGGGTTGTATGGGATGGGTGGTGTTGGCAAGACAACCCTTGCTAAGGCTCTCTTCAATAGTTTTGTTGGTCGTTTCGAGCGTAGATGCTTCATATCAAATGTGAGACAATTTGCATCTAAAGATGATGGTTTGGTTTCTattcaaaacaatattattaaaGATCTTTCTTCTCAAGAAGGAACTCGGAGTTTTATCAGTGATGTCAAAGTTGGTATTTCTACTATCAAAAGAATAGTTCGTGAAAATCGAGTTCTGTTAGTGTTGGATGATGTTGATCATGTTAATCAGCTTGATGCTTTGATTGGTAAAAGGGAATGGTTTCATGAAGGAAGCTGTATAATAATTACAACAAGAGATACAACTGTTTTGCCTGAAAAACATGTCAATGAGTTGTATGAAGTTACAGAATTGTATGCTGAAGAAGCTCTAGAGTTATTCAGTTACCATGCATTGAGGAAAAAGGATCCTCCACCAGACTTTCTGAGTTTTTCAAAGCAAATTGTGTCTCTTACGGGAAGAATGCCATTGGCTTTGGAAGTGTTTGGTTGCTTTCTGTTTGGTAAGAGAAGGGTGGACGAATGGGAGGATGTTGTTAAGAAGCTGAAAACTATTCGCCCTGGGAATCTTCATGATGTGTTGAAGATAAGTTATGATGGGTTGGACGAACAAGAGAAATGTATATTCCTTGATATTGCATGTTTCTTTGTTCAGATGGGCATGAAGCGCGACGATGTGATTGATGTATTGAGAGGCTGTGGTTTTAGAGGAGAGATAGCCACGACGGTCCTTGTAGAAAAATGCTTAATCAAAGTAAGAGAGGACAATACCTTGTGGATGCATGATCAAATTAGGGATATGGGAAGACAGATTGTTCTTGATGAAAACCATGTTGATCCTGGGATGCGTAGCAGATTGTGGGATCGTGCTGAAATCATGTCTGTTTTGAAGAGTAAGAAG GGAACAAGATGCATACAAGGAATTGTACTAGACTTCAAGGAAAGATCAAACCAGTGGAGTAAAAATTATCCTCCTCAACCTCAAGCAGAGAAATATAACCAAGTTATGCTTGATACAAAATCGTTTGAACCGATGGTTAGCTTGAGGTTGCTTCAGATCAATAATCTGAGTTTGGAAGGTAAGTTTCTTCCGGATGAACTGAAGTGGCTACAATGGCGAGGATGTCCTTTAGAATGCATATCTTTGGACACTTTGCCACGTGAACTGGCCGTCCTTGATCTCTCAAATGGCCAGAAAATTAAAAGCTTGTGGGGATTGAAAAGTCAAAAG CAGGTACCAGAGAACCTAATGGTCATGAACCTCTCCAACTGCTACCAACTTGCTGCAATCCCTGATTTATCTTGGTGTCTCGGcctagaaaaaattaatttggcgAACTGCATTAATCTAACAAGGATTCATGAATCCATTGGCAGTTTAACTACTTTGCGTAATTTGAATTTGACACGTTGTGAAAACTTGATTGAACTTCCTAGTGATGTATCTGGACTGAAACATCTGGAGAGCCTCATTCTTTCTGAATGCTCCAAGTTAAAAGCATTACCAGAAAACATAGGCATGCTTAAATCACTGAAAACCCTTGCTGCTGATAAAACTGCCATAGTAAAGTTGCCCGAGTCCATTTTTCGCTTGACCAAACTTGAACGACTTGTTTTAGATCGTTGCTCACATTTGAGAAGACTACCAGACTGCATTGGAAAACTATGTGCTTTGCAAGAATTATCTCTTTATGAAACAGGTTTACAAGAATTACCCAACACTGTCGGTTTCTTGAAAAACCTTGAGAAATTAAGTTTGATGGGGTGTGAAGGTCTCACTCTAATGCCTGATTCTATAGGAAATCTCGAATCGTTGACAGAACTTTTGGCTTCCAACAGTGGGATTAAAGAACTCCCTTCCACCATTGGTTCTTTATCCTATCTGAGGACTTTACTAGTTAGAAAGTGTAAACTCAGTAAATTGCCCGACTCGTTTAAAACTCTGGCCTCAATTATTGAACTTGACTTAGATGGAACTTATATCAGATATCTGCCAGATCAGATTGGAGAGTTGAAACAACTTAGGAAACTTGAGATTGGGAATTGTAGCAATCTTGAATCATTACCGGAATCCATTGGCTACCTAACATCTCTTAATACACTGAACATAATCAATGGAAATATCAGAGAATTGCCAGTGTCGATTGGATTATTGGAAAATCTTGTTAACTTAACATTGAGCAGATGTAGAATGCTTAAACAGCTTCCAGCTTCTATAGGAAACCTGAAGTCTCTATGTCATTTAAAGATGGAGGAAACAGCTATGGTAGACTTGCCTGAAAGTTTCGGTATGCTCTCAAGCTTGAGAACACTCAGAATGGCAAAGAGGCCTCATTTAGTTCCAATATCAGTGAAGAACACTGGCTCTTTTGTGTTACCGCCTTCTTTCTGTAATCTGACCTTGCTACATGAGTTGGATGCCCGTGCCTGGAGATTATCGGGAAAAATTCCGGACGATTTCGAGAAGCTATCACTATTAGAGACTTTAAAGTTGGACCAAAACAATTTTCACAGCCTTCCTTCTAGCTTGAAAGGCCTTTCCATTCTCAAGGAACTCTCACTGCCAAATTGCACGGAGCTGATTTCTCTCCCCTTACTTCCTTCAAGCTTGATCAAGCTAAATGCTAGTAATTGCTATGCATTAGAAACTATACACGACATGTCAAGTTTAGAGAGTTTGGAGGAGTTGGAACTCACAAATTGCGAGAAAGTGGCTGATATTCCAGGTCTTGAATGCTTGAAGTCTTTGAAAAGATTGTACCTGAGCGGTTGCAATGCATGCTCCTCCAAAGTATGCAAAAGACTTTCAAAG GTTGCACTGAGAAATTTTGAGAACTTGAGCATGCCAGGAACCAAGTTACCTGAATGGTTTTCAGGAGAAACTGTAAGCTTTTCCAATCGCAAAAATCTCGAGCTAACAAGTGTAGTTGTAGGTGTTGTTGTTTCAATTAACCACAATATTCATATACCtataaagagagaagaaatgCCTGGAATCATTGATGTTGAAGGAAAAGTCTTCAAACATGGGAAACAAAAGTTTGGTACAACGTTAAACATTCGTGGGGTGCCAAGGACAAATGTAGATCACATACACTTGTGTAGGTTCCAGAATTACCATCAATTAGTAGCCTTTTTAAAAGATGCTGATACATTTTGTGTGACTACGAGAAGTCCTCCTTTTGATAAAGGATTGAGGTTGAAGAAATGCGGAGTTTATTTAATCTTTGAAGgggatgatgattatgatggaGATGAAGAATCGTTGGACAAAGGTTTACAATCTGTTTCAGAAAGGTTGGCCAGGTTTTTTAACACTTGCAATGAAGGTGTCGATGCTACCTGTGCCACTGAGAGTGAAGATGAGTGTCAACATGAATTGGAGCACGAAAATGGAGAGCCTGGAACTAGATCACTTCGTGTTGAAGGCAATTACATTATTCTCTGCCTGTTTAGTCTATTATTTCTGTTGTTTAGTTGGTTTTGGTTGAGGTGTATGCCAAGTGCTGAAAGAAAAGATTGA
- the LOC11408681 gene encoding disease resistance protein RPV1 isoform X2, which produces MTMSSSSSGGGAFRLRWDVFLSFRGEDTRECFTKKLYESLHKQGVRAFMDDEGLDRGDHIATTLLEAIDDSAASIVIISPNYADSHWCLDELNRICDLERLIIPVFYKVDPSHVRKQLGPFQDGFNYLEKRFANEKDKILKWRDSMLKIGGLAGFVFNSSDDGDHENLIRRLVKRVLKELSNTPMVVSEFAVGINERVEKVINLLQLQSNNVKVLGLYGMGGVGKTTLAKALFNSFVGRFERRCFISNVRQFASKDDGLVSIQNNIIKDLSSQEGTRSFISDVKVGISTIKRIVRENRVLLVLDDVDHVNQLDALIGKREWFHEGSCIIITTRDTTVLPEKHVNELYEVTELYAEEALELFSYHALRKKDPPPDFLSFSKQIVSLTGRMPLALEVFGCFLFGKRRVDEWEDVVKKLKTIRPGNLHDVLKISYDGLDEQEKCIFLDIACFFVQMGMKRDDVIDVLRGCGFRGEIATTVLVEKCLIKVREDNTLWMHDQIRDMGRQIVLDENHVDPGMRSRLWDRAEIMSVLKSKKGTRCIQGIVLDFKERSNQWSKNYPPQPQAEKYNQVMLDTKSFEPMVSLRLLQINNLSLEGKFLPDELKWLQWRGCPLECISLDTLPRELAVLDLSNGQKIKSLWGLKSQKVPENLMVMNLSNCYQLAAIPDLSWCLGLEKINLANCINLTRIHESIGSLTTLRNLNLTRCENLIELPSDVSGLKHLESLILSECSKLKALPENIGMLKSLKTLAADKTAIVKLPESIFRLTKLERLVLDRCSHLRRLPDCIGKLCALQELSLYETGLQELPNTVGFLKNLEKLSLMGCEGLTLMPDSIGNLESLTELLASNSGIKELPSTIGSLSYLRTLLVRKCKLSKLPDSFKTLASIIELDLDGTYIRYLPDQIGELKQLRKLEIGNCSNLESLPESIGYLTSLNTLNIINGNIRELPVSIGLLENLVNLTLSRCRMLKQLPASIGNLKSLCHLKMEETAMVDLPESFGMLSSLRTLRMAKRPHLVPISVKNTGSFVLPPSFCNLTLLHELDARAWRLSGKIPDDFEKLSLLETLKLDQNNFHSLPSSLKGLSILKELSLPNCTELISLPLLPSSLIKLNASNCYALETIHDMSSLESLEELELTNCEKVADIPGLECLKSLKRLYLSGCNACSSKVCKRLSKVALRNFENLSMPGTKLPEWFSGETVSFSNRKNLELTSVVVGVVVSINHNIHIPIKREEMPGIIDVEGKVFKHGKQKFGTTLNIRGVPRTNVDHIHLCRFQNYHQLVAFLKDADTFCVTTRSPPFDKGLRLKKCGVYLIFEGDDDYDGDEESLDKGLQSVSERLARFFNTCNEGVDATCATESEDECQHELEHENGEPGTRSLRVEGNYIILCLFSLLFLLFSWFWLRCMPSAERKD; this is translated from the exons ATGACGATGTCATCATCTTCTTCAGGCGGAGGAGCATTCAGATTACGTTGGGATGTGTTTTTGAGTTTCCGAGGAGAAGATACTCGCGAATGTTTCACCAAAAAACTGTATGAATCATTACACAAACAAGGTGTTCGTGCTTTCATGGATGATGAGGGTTTGGACCGTGGGGACCACATAGCTACCACTCTTCTTGAAGCCATTGATGACTCTGCTGCTTCCATTGTTATCATTTCACCTAACTATGCTGATTCTCATTGGTGTCTTGATGAACTCAACAGGATTTGTGATCTTGAAAGGCTTATTATTCCTGTTTTCTATAAGGTTGATCCATCTCATGTCAGGAAACAATTGGGTCCTTTTCAAGATGGGTTTAATTATCTTGAAAAGAGGTTTGcaaatgaaaaagataaaattttgaagtgGAGAGACTCTATGCTTAAAATAGGTGGTCTTGCTGGCTTTGTTTTCAATTCTAG TGATGATGGCGATCATGAGAATCTGATACGTCGTTTGGTGAAAAGGGTTTTGAAGGAGTTGAGTAATACTCCAATGGTTGTGTCTGAGTTTGCTGTGGGGATCAATGAACGTGTTGAGAAGGTGATAAATTTGTTACAACTCCAATCCAACAATGTCAAGGTTTTGGGGTTGTATGGGATGGGTGGTGTTGGCAAGACAACCCTTGCTAAGGCTCTCTTCAATAGTTTTGTTGGTCGTTTCGAGCGTAGATGCTTCATATCAAATGTGAGACAATTTGCATCTAAAGATGATGGTTTGGTTTCTattcaaaacaatattattaaaGATCTTTCTTCTCAAGAAGGAACTCGGAGTTTTATCAGTGATGTCAAAGTTGGTATTTCTACTATCAAAAGAATAGTTCGTGAAAATCGAGTTCTGTTAGTGTTGGATGATGTTGATCATGTTAATCAGCTTGATGCTTTGATTGGTAAAAGGGAATGGTTTCATGAAGGAAGCTGTATAATAATTACAACAAGAGATACAACTGTTTTGCCTGAAAAACATGTCAATGAGTTGTATGAAGTTACAGAATTGTATGCTGAAGAAGCTCTAGAGTTATTCAGTTACCATGCATTGAGGAAAAAGGATCCTCCACCAGACTTTCTGAGTTTTTCAAAGCAAATTGTGTCTCTTACGGGAAGAATGCCATTGGCTTTGGAAGTGTTTGGTTGCTTTCTGTTTGGTAAGAGAAGGGTGGACGAATGGGAGGATGTTGTTAAGAAGCTGAAAACTATTCGCCCTGGGAATCTTCATGATGTGTTGAAGATAAGTTATGATGGGTTGGACGAACAAGAGAAATGTATATTCCTTGATATTGCATGTTTCTTTGTTCAGATGGGCATGAAGCGCGACGATGTGATTGATGTATTGAGAGGCTGTGGTTTTAGAGGAGAGATAGCCACGACGGTCCTTGTAGAAAAATGCTTAATCAAAGTAAGAGAGGACAATACCTTGTGGATGCATGATCAAATTAGGGATATGGGAAGACAGATTGTTCTTGATGAAAACCATGTTGATCCTGGGATGCGTAGCAGATTGTGGGATCGTGCTGAAATCATGTCTGTTTTGAAGAGTAAGAAG GGAACAAGATGCATACAAGGAATTGTACTAGACTTCAAGGAAAGATCAAACCAGTGGAGTAAAAATTATCCTCCTCAACCTCAAGCAGAGAAATATAACCAAGTTATGCTTGATACAAAATCGTTTGAACCGATGGTTAGCTTGAGGTTGCTTCAGATCAATAATCTGAGTTTGGAAGGTAAGTTTCTTCCGGATGAACTGAAGTGGCTACAATGGCGAGGATGTCCTTTAGAATGCATATCTTTGGACACTTTGCCACGTGAACTGGCCGTCCTTGATCTCTCAAATGGCCAGAAAATTAAAAGCTTGTGGGGATTGAAAAGTCAAAAG GTACCAGAGAACCTAATGGTCATGAACCTCTCCAACTGCTACCAACTTGCTGCAATCCCTGATTTATCTTGGTGTCTCGGcctagaaaaaattaatttggcgAACTGCATTAATCTAACAAGGATTCATGAATCCATTGGCAGTTTAACTACTTTGCGTAATTTGAATTTGACACGTTGTGAAAACTTGATTGAACTTCCTAGTGATGTATCTGGACTGAAACATCTGGAGAGCCTCATTCTTTCTGAATGCTCCAAGTTAAAAGCATTACCAGAAAACATAGGCATGCTTAAATCACTGAAAACCCTTGCTGCTGATAAAACTGCCATAGTAAAGTTGCCCGAGTCCATTTTTCGCTTGACCAAACTTGAACGACTTGTTTTAGATCGTTGCTCACATTTGAGAAGACTACCAGACTGCATTGGAAAACTATGTGCTTTGCAAGAATTATCTCTTTATGAAACAGGTTTACAAGAATTACCCAACACTGTCGGTTTCTTGAAAAACCTTGAGAAATTAAGTTTGATGGGGTGTGAAGGTCTCACTCTAATGCCTGATTCTATAGGAAATCTCGAATCGTTGACAGAACTTTTGGCTTCCAACAGTGGGATTAAAGAACTCCCTTCCACCATTGGTTCTTTATCCTATCTGAGGACTTTACTAGTTAGAAAGTGTAAACTCAGTAAATTGCCCGACTCGTTTAAAACTCTGGCCTCAATTATTGAACTTGACTTAGATGGAACTTATATCAGATATCTGCCAGATCAGATTGGAGAGTTGAAACAACTTAGGAAACTTGAGATTGGGAATTGTAGCAATCTTGAATCATTACCGGAATCCATTGGCTACCTAACATCTCTTAATACACTGAACATAATCAATGGAAATATCAGAGAATTGCCAGTGTCGATTGGATTATTGGAAAATCTTGTTAACTTAACATTGAGCAGATGTAGAATGCTTAAACAGCTTCCAGCTTCTATAGGAAACCTGAAGTCTCTATGTCATTTAAAGATGGAGGAAACAGCTATGGTAGACTTGCCTGAAAGTTTCGGTATGCTCTCAAGCTTGAGAACACTCAGAATGGCAAAGAGGCCTCATTTAGTTCCAATATCAGTGAAGAACACTGGCTCTTTTGTGTTACCGCCTTCTTTCTGTAATCTGACCTTGCTACATGAGTTGGATGCCCGTGCCTGGAGATTATCGGGAAAAATTCCGGACGATTTCGAGAAGCTATCACTATTAGAGACTTTAAAGTTGGACCAAAACAATTTTCACAGCCTTCCTTCTAGCTTGAAAGGCCTTTCCATTCTCAAGGAACTCTCACTGCCAAATTGCACGGAGCTGATTTCTCTCCCCTTACTTCCTTCAAGCTTGATCAAGCTAAATGCTAGTAATTGCTATGCATTAGAAACTATACACGACATGTCAAGTTTAGAGAGTTTGGAGGAGTTGGAACTCACAAATTGCGAGAAAGTGGCTGATATTCCAGGTCTTGAATGCTTGAAGTCTTTGAAAAGATTGTACCTGAGCGGTTGCAATGCATGCTCCTCCAAAGTATGCAAAAGACTTTCAAAG GTTGCACTGAGAAATTTTGAGAACTTGAGCATGCCAGGAACCAAGTTACCTGAATGGTTTTCAGGAGAAACTGTAAGCTTTTCCAATCGCAAAAATCTCGAGCTAACAAGTGTAGTTGTAGGTGTTGTTGTTTCAATTAACCACAATATTCATATACCtataaagagagaagaaatgCCTGGAATCATTGATGTTGAAGGAAAAGTCTTCAAACATGGGAAACAAAAGTTTGGTACAACGTTAAACATTCGTGGGGTGCCAAGGACAAATGTAGATCACATACACTTGTGTAGGTTCCAGAATTACCATCAATTAGTAGCCTTTTTAAAAGATGCTGATACATTTTGTGTGACTACGAGAAGTCCTCCTTTTGATAAAGGATTGAGGTTGAAGAAATGCGGAGTTTATTTAATCTTTGAAGgggatgatgattatgatggaGATGAAGAATCGTTGGACAAAGGTTTACAATCTGTTTCAGAAAGGTTGGCCAGGTTTTTTAACACTTGCAATGAAGGTGTCGATGCTACCTGTGCCACTGAGAGTGAAGATGAGTGTCAACATGAATTGGAGCACGAAAATGGAGAGCCTGGAACTAGATCACTTCGTGTTGAAGGCAATTACATTATTCTCTGCCTGTTTAGTCTATTATTTCTGTTGTTTAGTTGGTTTTGGTTGAGGTGTATGCCAAGTGCTGAAAGAAAAGATTGA